One genomic segment of Hordeum vulgare subsp. vulgare chromosome 2H, MorexV3_pseudomolecules_assembly, whole genome shotgun sequence includes these proteins:
- the LOC123428958 gene encoding uncharacterized protein LOC123428958 — protein MQFTHCIPGIIPPRAAVIESTLQIYSFKITGLSDDLKWPLNVYGVIAARDTVDHNRNLLFSRSSIMCQVLTSENDFSLRLTGPSRAILAKDPVDFEVELRVHDGCDPRGDGLNDRKLICASSRYEVATSSELPLACLGIWPSPLYKYIRYQSLRVGLLPRLMWLPTWLRKVHCRVILLVIITTVGHDREYRGEQTGDPRVPVAFWYIQAYSCVGYNGGEARWAVCACGECVRWDCACGYCTCGGRACCWGSCSSGGWRAGD, from the exons ATGCAGTTTACGCACTGCATACCCGGTATCATCCCGCCCCGTGCCGCTGTCATTGAGAGCACCTTGCAGATCTATTCCTTCAAAATTACAGGACTAAGTGACGACCTGAAGTGGCCACTCAATGTGTATGGTGTGATAGCTGCCCGAGACACCGTGGACCACAACCGCAACCTTCTCTTCTCTCGGTCAAGTATTATGTGCCAAGTACTCACATCTGAAAAT GATTTTTCTCTGCGCTTGACTGGCCCGTCTCGTGCTATTCTAGCCAAGGACCCTGTTGATTTTGAAGTCGAACTAAGAGTACATGATGGCTGTGATCCTAGAGGTGATGGGCTCAATGATAGAAAATTGATATGTGCTAGCAGCCGCTACGAGGTAGCAACCAGCAGCGAGCTTCCTCTAGCATGCCTGGGTATATGGCCCAGTCCGTTGTACAAATACATCAGATACCAGAGTCTCCGTGTAGGACTCTTGCCGAGATTGATGTGGTTACCGACGTGGTTACGGAAGGTCCATTGTCGGGTGATTCTCCTCGTGATTATAACGACCGTGGGGCACGATCGGGAATATCGGGGTGAGCAGACAGGCGATCCCAGGGTTCCTGTCGCGTTCTGGTACATCCAGGCGTATTCCTGCGTTGGCTACAATGGCGGCGAGGCAAGGTGGGCCGTCTGCGCCTGCGGCGAGTGCGTCCGCTGGGACTGCGCCTGCGGCTACTGCACCTGCGGCGGCAGGGCCTGCTGCTGGGGTAGCTGCTCCAGTGGTGGCTGGCGCGCGGGAGATTAA
- the LOC123431327 gene encoding RNA demethylase ALKBH9B-like → MSTSTLLSDEGVARVRRKKDFRHMERVDGRMVNVLQGLELHANVFSPDEQAKIVACVLDLQDQGRRGRLRERTYSEPRKWMRGKGRATIQFGCCYNYAADRDGNPPGIVRDESVDPLPPLLAAMARRLVLWRVLPPTCVPDSCIVNVYDVDDCIPPHVDHHDFLRPFCTASFLAEAPILFGRDMKVLAPGEFSAAASIPLPVGSVLVLNGNGADVAKHCVPAVPAKRISITFRKMDASKVPFGFRPDPLLQSLTAAAVRPAMTAASAPPNRAAWEQSNGEAAKHATPQQQQQQAVAPLYQAAAVRTGQTQSQSPRGGVPFSLSTDDFPALGASPASGRRQGRR, encoded by the exons ATGTCGACGTCCACGCTGCTCTCCGACGAGGGCGTGGCGAGGGTGCGCCGCAAGAAGGACTTCCGCCACATGGAGCGGGTGGACGGCCGCATGGTCAACGTGCTCCAGGGCCTCGAGCTCCACGCCAACGTCTTCTCCCCCGACGAGCAGGCCAAGATCGTCGCCTGCGTCCTCGACCTCCAGGACCAAGGCCGCCGCGGCCGCCTCCGAG AGCGGACCTACTCGGAGCCGCGCAAGTGGATGCGGGGCAAGGGCAGGGCCACCATCCAGTTCGGCTGCTGCTACAACTACGCCGCCGACCGGGACGGCAACCCGCCGGGGATCGTGCGGGACGAGTCCGTCGACCCGCTCCCTCCCCTCCTCGCCGCCATGGCGCGCCGCCTCGTGCTCTGGCGCGTGCTCCCGCCCACCTGCGTGCCCGACAGCTGCATCGTCAACGTCTACGACGTCGACGACTGCATCCCGCCGCACGTCGACCACCACGACTTCCTCCGCCCCTTCTGCACCGCATCCTTCCTCGCCGAGGCGCCCATCCTCTTCGGCAGGGACATGAAGGTGCTCGCGCCAGGGGAgttctccgccgccgcctccatccCGCTGCCCGTCGGGTCCGTCCTCGTGCTCAACGGCAACGGCGCCGACGTCGCCAAGCACTGCGTCCCCGCCGTGCCCGCCAAGAGGATCTCCATCACGTTCCGGAAGATGGACGCCTCCAAGGTCCCGTTCGGATTCCGGCCCGACCCGCTGCTGCAGAGCCTCACGGCTGCTGCGGTCCGGCCGGCGATGACGGCGGCGAGCGCGCCTCCGAACAGAGCGGCCTGGGAACAGAGCAATGGCGAGGCGGCCAAGCACGCCACgcctcagcagcagcagcagcaggcggtGGCGCCTCTGTACCAGGCAGCTGCTGTCAGGACAGGACAGACACAGTCACAGAGCCCCCGGGGCGGCGTCCCTTTCAGCCTCTCCACCGACGACTTCCCGGCGCTTGGTGCCTCGCCGGCCAGCGGACGACGGCAGGGAAGGAGATAA